The nucleotide window ACGGGGCAAGGCACTGCCTTGGATAGGGAAGGTTCATACTCAGTAAGTACCTTAGGTGTGTGCCCACCTAATAATACTAGCTTCCCCTGTCAACAAAGATGGGGTGTCCTttaccccatttcacagatgaggaacctAAGGTCCAGCCAGGGGCAGGGTTACCTCAGACCATACAGCTCAGAGGTGGCAGGGGGAAGGGCAGAAGCTGGGGTCATCTGTGCCTGGAAGTCAAGGTTGCTGTCCAAAGAGCCCTTTCTCTTGGTCAAGGAACCCAAGGTGGTGGCAGGTCCCAGTAGGGTTGGACATGGAAGCCAAGGGGTAAGGAGAGACAACTGGAAAGTGAGTCTCATAGAAGGTTACACAGGCAGAGATGTGGGGGCTGCATTGCTCTACCACCTTGTCCTAAACCAGACCTGTACTAAAGGGCCATCAAGGTCCACAGATGGCCCCCCAGCCTCCAGCCACACCACCTTTCACCCTGAAGTCCCTAGCAGGTTcccaaggcattttttttttttttttgagacagggtcttattttgtcactctgggtagcatgcctgccatggcatcatagctcaaactctggagcttaagcaatcctcttgcctcagcatctcgagtagctggaaccacaggcacttgccaccatgcctgactagtttttctattgttagtagagatggggtctccctcttattcaggctggtctcaaactcttgagctcaagcaatccaccagccctgACCTCCCACAAtgttatgattacaggcatgagccaccatgcccagcttcccCAGACATTTGTGACCTTCCCAAAGTGCCCATCCAACTAAGTCATTCCCCTGCTGTAAACTCTTCCAGGGCTCCCCACTGCCTGAGCCCCACAGCCTGGCACTCAAAGTCCGCCCTATATGGATTGACCTTTCTTCACTTTTACCTCCAGCTGGTGAAACCAGCTTTACCTCCAGGATTCAGTTCAGCCCCGCATGCCTCCTCTGAGTCCCCCTGCATGGCCAGGCTCCGAGCTTCCCCTCAGCCTGCTCcccctcctgcccttcctctACTTGCTTTCCAAATCTTACCTAGCGTGCAGGTACCTCCACTTCcaaggagtcctcaaactgcacTGCATCCCCACCCTTACTACCTGTCAGTGGGCACCCCAGACTGTCCCTGTGGTGATATAGCCCTCCTGCACTGGCCTGGGAGCCTCTGTCCATCTACCCATCCCTATCACCCCAGACTACAAGACGGTGAACCCTCCAGTGTAAAGGTCACCTCTCTTCCCCAGCTGGTCTTGTCTAGGTGCTATGCTGGTGCCTGCTGGGCTACGACCTGCAGCCCCTTTCTACTCCCACCCAACTCCAGCCTCCAACCTTGCCCTGTCTACCTTGCCCTTTTCCCTGAGCCTGCCTCCCCATATCATTGGGAACTCTGTCTggctctctttctctgtttccctGTCTCTATTGCCCTGAGTGTCTAGGGAGACTTTCTGTGCTGCAGCTCCATGGCTGAGGCTTAGAGCTGGCTGAGCTTCAAGGTCCTGGACACCCAAGTCCAACCCAAGCCCTAAATCCCGCTCTCTCCAGGTCAGGCTGGTACACTCATTGCAGAGTCAGCAGTAGAGGCAAGAATGCTACTCAGAAGACATAAACACTGAGAACTCCCACCTGGGCCATGAGGCTGTGAGTGAGAATTCAAATCTAGatttctccccccaccctcccagccCCAGCTTCTGCCCCCTTTTCCTCTAGGCCTTCCTTCCAGTAGCAGCTCCTTTTCCTCTGGGTTTCCTTTGGTGCTCACccactcctcagcctccccatgcACCCTGGGACTCAGCCATCACCCCATTCTCCAAAGCTTAAAACCAGCTGCTGCAGACAGATGATTGCCTGTGTCCTGTGCTATGCCCTGTGCAGGCCTGTGCTCCCCCCCTTACCTTCCTACCACCCACCCTCACCTGATTACAGACTCctatcttccctccttcccagatCCCTTGTATGCCTTCACCTTGGAGCAGTCAGGAGAGTCTTGCCAAAACATAAACCTCCTCTGAAAGCTTTCCTTGAAAGCTAAAAGTTTTTTCCTGAAAACAAGGAACAGGAGAAGGATGTGTGTTCTCACTATTACTCTACAGCATTTGCCTGGAAGAACTAGTGAAGATGATaagacaggctgggcacagtgactcatgcctataatcctaacactctgggaggctgaggccagcagattgcttgagctcacaagttgactactagcctgaacaaaagcaagaccccatctctaaaaatcgcGCAGTGTCATGGAgagcatctgcagtcccagctactcaggagctgagaagggaggattacttgagaccaagagtttgaggttgctgtgagctacaatgccatggcacactatccagggtgacaaagtgagactctctctctcaaaaaaaaaagataataagaaaaataaatacaaggtataaatataggaaagaaacagataaaactgTCATTATTCATAAGTGATATAATTGTCTGCTTAGAAAATTACTGAAGCTATTGAAAGAGTTTAGCAACTGTGTTGCTTATACAAATATAATCAATAGCTTTCCTATACCCCAACAAAGCCTAttagaaaaaagacaaacatttaaaAGGCTCCCCTTCACAGTAACAACAGAAGAAGTGCAGTTTCTTCCTTGGCTTGGCATTCAAGGCCCTTTCTAACTACTCCTCTGGCTTTATCCCCCACTTGTTTACCGACTTTTACCATTCAGTAGCACTCACCTCTCCTCCATACCTTTGCACTCTGCCTGCAGTGACCCAAGCCCTATCTCCTCAGCTGCCAACTCCTTCAAGGCTCAGCGGAAGTGGCTCCTCCTCCATGAGGCCTTCCCTGATCAGCTGAGCCCCCAACCATGGTCAGCACCTCCTGCTCTGGGCCTGGTCCCAGCCCTGGGCACATCTGCTACTGTGACCGAGGAACAGTTACAGGGTCTGAGATGTCTCTGTCCCGTGATCAGGAGACCCCCCAGGGTAGGGAATGAGCAGGATCCAGCCTCCAGCAATGGCTAGTACATGTCAGGGACCCAAGAAAAGTAGATAAGTGAACCTAACATGTGTATGTGAACCCATGGTTATGTACACACTTTGTATATCAGTTTTGCACATCTGCATGTTGGCCTGAGTGTGTCTCCCTGTATGTGTGTGACTCTGTTCTATTAAGTGTGTGCCTCAGAGGGTCTGCGAGTGGTTCTTTCCACCTCTCCAAgtatgtctgtctgtgtctgCATGCATGTCTTTAGGTCTTGTGTGTCTATCTGTGCTTTCTGCACAGGTATGTATCTGCCTGTGTATTAGGGTGGGGGGGGTGGTCCACTGTGATTTGACCTGGCACTCTGGCCTAGTTGGCCCAGTCTCTGAGCTGAGGCCCTTGGCCTGGAAAGCCACTAGCACAACCGGAATAGTCCTCAGCCCCTTGACTATCAGCCTACTGTCTACAGCATTCCTGCACCCTCCTGTTCCACCTGCCCTGAACATACCTGCTGAGTAAGCAGCCTCTGGGCCCAAACAGAACAGGGTCACCTGAAGAAGTAGTCCAGCGGAGTCCTCAGAGCCTAGCCCAGGCCTTGGGACCTCCGGAGCAGCCTAAGCCAATGACCAACAGCTGGGACTTCCCAGCCATGGTCAGTGCCTGCCAGGCCCACCCAGCCCCACCCTCTGCCCCACCCTCTATCCTGACCCTGCACTTTCACTTTCAGAAAAGTTTCCATCCCCTGTTCATTCCAGATGCGATCACTCCAACCTTTGATTCACAGCAGCTCTGGGCTCAGGCTGAGGGTCAGGGACCATAGGGGCAAGGAGAGATGGGGAGGACAGCACCCAGGGTCTTGTGGCAATTGGGGTGGACACTGCCAGGGACTTCTCACAACACCCAGTACCTCGTTCTATCAGAGGCAAGGGGTAGGCAGGCATTGGCTGGGGGGGACACTCAGCCCACAGTGCCTGAGCCCAGAAGGATCTCTCCCTCAAATACAGAGGCTCCAGCACCAGGCAAGTTTGTCAAGTTCACCAGGAGTGTACCCTGTATGGGGCTATAAGCCACAAGGAAACAATTTTGAGCTGTAAGCCTTCCCTGAAGATGTCATAAGctgggaggaaaagagaggggCCCTAAGGGACATGGGAGCATACTCAGAAGTGAGGAGAGATGGCATTTGGGGCAGGGGCAGTGCCTGGGCAATTGTGTGGAGGTGGGGCCTGAATGAAGAATCAGGAACATGGGCCTGACCCACCCACAGTGGATCAGGTTGGAGACATTTGTGAGGAGGGTCACCAGGACTTCCCAGAAGAGACAGCTCCCGCCCCTTCACGGGGGATTCCACTCCAAGCGTCTTAGGAAAGAAACTCAGGGAAAGCCCAAGGAGAACAGATCCAGACCTGTCCCAACCTGGGCTGGGGCTACCAGTGTGTGAAGCCAGCAGGAGAGGAGGAATACAGAGATGGTTTTAGTGTCCTAGGGCTGCCATCACACAATACCACAGACCAAATGGCttcaacaacagacatttattttcccaCAGGTCTGGAGCCCAGAAGCctgagatcaaggtgctggcagggttggtttcttcaGAGGCCTCTTTCCTTGGTCTACAGATGGCCACCTGCTCCCTGTCTTCACACGGTCTTCCTTCTCTGTGTGTCCATGTCCATATTTCCTCTTCATATTGGATTAGGGTGCACCCTAATGAGCTAATTTTAACTTATTACTTCTTTAAAgaccttatttttaaataaggccATACCCTGAAGtactttaacatatgaatttggaggaaTACAATTTAGCCCATAGCAGATTGAAAGGCACCTGAGATGCAAATAGGCCAAGTTATACCCAAAGACGCcagctcctcctccaggaagcctctcaGTTACCACTTGAGTCCTTAGCCTCTAGCCCTGGGTtccctctgtgaaatggggtCAGAAGAGTCCCATTTCAAGCCCCAGCAGCACCCGTCTGGCCAGTGGCTGCTCCTCCCAGCTCAGTTTGGCCTGCCTGCCTCCTGTCCTATGGGTCCCCAACAGTTACAGATAGATGACAGGGAATAAGCATAATAAGAGACAGAGCTGGGGGCCCAAAGTGGCTGCACAGGACTCAGTGACCTCCCCATGGCTACACAGCCGGCAAGAGAGGCCAGGACTGTGTCCCAGGTCTCTGGCTCTCAGTACTGGGTCTTCCCACAGGGCACATAGAGACTACTAGGTctgaccccaccccaccccggccCCCAGGTCACCGGGCATGTCAGGGTCCTGGGACTTCCAGTTATGGGTCACCTGCATTTAAGACACAAATGCCTGAAAAGCTGGTGGCGCCCAGGGTCTGGGGGAACTGCTCCTGGGCTTCCCCCCAGTTATCATCTGCACTTTATGCCCATCCAAGCCTGTGCCCACTCTTCAACATAAGGTTacaatgtttcttttattctatttccaAGTTCCCCCCCCAACTTTCTCAGTAAAATCCCTTTGGAAAAGTCCCAGTCTTGTCTCAGAGGAGCTTGGGGCACAAGGGTGACCTGAGGGctcaggagaagggagagaaggaggaggggtggagggagggccaTGGAGGAAGAGGCATACCAGGGTACAAGTAAAGAACAGCCCAGCTCCAGGTGACCTTGGAGAAGTACATCtgtctctgagactcagtttgcACCTCCATAAAATGAGGTTATTTGGGGGATCAAATGGGTTCACCTTGGCTGACGACTTTGCTTCCAGGTCAGGAAAGGTAGGAAGAAGGACCCTCATCATCAGACGCTCTCCAGACATCTTTCTCTCTTAGGAAGCCAGGCTGTCACACTCAGAATGAGGTTGCCAGAGGCGGCAAATTCCACGTACACAGCTGCCAGGACCAGGCTGAAGCCCAAAGTGAGAGCAGGAGGCCTGGGTTCCATTCTCTGCTCCTGGCTGGCCAGAGGGCGGGGGCGGCGGGGAGGGCGGTGAGTAGTTCTCGCTCTGAGTCCAAATCTCCCCAAGGCGAATATTGCAAAGCGCCTCCGCAGTGTCCCCACCGACGCCAGGGGGAGCTGCAGGATGATTCAGGTGGGCGTCTCCACCCTCACCCGGTGGCAAGTGTTCCGGGACCTctggggagaggggcagggcAGCTGAGGGGCGGGGTTATTAAAGAGCGAGGTATCTCCAACACCGCCCCCTGCCGTAATCAGCTGCGCGTGCTCTGGGCAGTGTTGGGGGTGATCTGGCCAGACTGGACGAAAGCAGACCTGTCCAGCCGGCTGAGTGGTGCCGGGTGGAGCGCTTTGTCCCGCCCGCGGTAGGCACCCTTCCTGGTCTGCCGTGCCACCTCTACTCAGGGGCACATTGGGGTCCTGGGACCTCCACCTTGGGTCACCTCCTCCCGAGCTGCCCTGTGAGATAGCACGCTCCATAGTGGTGTCGTGGGCGCACTGGCTTGGGTTTCAGGAGCCCGAGATTCTGTCCGAGCTCAGGCGCTTGTCAGCTGTGGGACCCTCGGTAAGTTGTGTTTAAATGGATGTAATAACCCTCGCCTCCGAGAGGTGTAGTGAGGATTAAGTCCCCCTCGCCCACCCACAGCGTGCGGGAGATGGGGGGCCTCACCCCAGATCCCACGTGTCAGCTTTGGCTGCGCTTCCTGTAAAATGCCTTCTCCCTTTCGCCTCCGCCCCACCGCGTCCTAGCCTTTGCCTCCCTGACTCCCGGAAGACATGACCGCCTGGAGGAGCTCTCCTAAGCTGTAGAACAGGGGAGGGCCCACAGGTACATCTAGATCCTATGTCCCCGGCCCAGGGGGCCCACCAGTTTAAAATTAAAGCAGGCGCCCAGACTGCCAGACCAACTTCTGcacctcccctcccacctctcctACATTTGAGGAGTGAGCTATTTTTAGAAGATAGGAAGGTTGGAGAAAGTGCCTTATTTATCCCGGAGGTTAGCAAGGCTTTCAGAAAAAAGCTCTTTGTTGAGCTAACATTTATGTAGTACTCCCTTACAGCCCCcagccctcacacacacaccccctttcTCAGGCCGGCTTCCTCAAGCTTCCTCTGGCCTGCTCAGGGGCAGAgccaggctggggaggagggcTGCACACCTGGGGAAGGGCCTGGGCCATAGTCAGGTTTCTGCCCTCATGCCAACCCTGCCCATGTGGCAGGGATCGCCTGGAGCAATGAGATAGAGCCCAGAGACAATGTTGATGGGCACCATGGAGGGACAGGACCCTCACGTGAGGTTGGAGCTACCCAATCTCCCTGGGGGCTCTGTGGCCAACTTGGTGGCTTCCCAGCCTCAGGGATCCCTTCATAGGCCCAGCTAACACTAGCCTTGGCCACATCACTTTGGACCTtcgtttcctcatctctaaaaagggACTTTTTCAAGGATTTAATGAGGTCTGCAACCTAGAATAGGGCACCCCACCTCCCAAACCATCTTTGTGCAATGGAGAGGGTAGTAATAGGAGCAAATCCTGTCCTCGGGGTTCAGGTACTTGGAGGAGGCTGCTCCTGCCTCAGGCAGCCTTGGTTGAGGCCAAAGAGAGGGTCCATGGGTAGAGGCACCAGAGGAATCAATGTCATAGCCACTAGGCAAACCCACCTCTCCGCCCTGCCCTACCTACCACTCCCTACTCCCACCCCAACACCCATGTGGTCACCCACTTGGCACTCTTAGACTAGGTTCTGAGCTGAGTCCCTTGCTCAGAAGACGTCTGGCCAAACCAAAATTGTCCTTAGGCCCTTGAGTCCCCACTGGCCACCAGGAAGTGCCTTTATTTCTGCCTCGAACTACTAAGCGGAAGGGAGGTTTCCGGGGAGATGATCCAGACCTGGGCCATGAACAGGAAAGGGCAGGGCTGTGGTTCTGGTCAGACCCAGTGACACAGGAAGCAGcttctggctctgccacctggGTATCCAAGCAGGCTGGGCTCTTTCTTTGCATCAGCCCCACCTTCCTGGGGCTGAGGCTCTTTTATCAGAGAGCAGAGGCTGGCCAGTCCTTGTCCTCTCACTGGACTGGGAGTGCCTGGTCCTCAGCACACTCACAGCCAGCATCGTCTGCAGCCTTCCCTGGTGCTCCCAGGAGACTCGAGGAAGGGGCTGCAGAAACATAAAGGGGTCCAAGTGAGCCTTTGGCAGGCACAGGGCTGAGATgggccacagcatcctcctgagGGATGAAAAGGAGCAGGGATGCTGctctagagagagagagtgagactgGGTTCTAGGGGCAGGAGTTTCCCCACCACCATACTAAAAGGCATGGCACAGTGAAGGGTAGTCCAGGGCAGACCGAGGGACCTTCCCAGAGCCCAGGTCCTAGCGATTACTTAAGGAATGGTCCTCTATTCTGTCCTGGGCAGAAACTGAGAAGCGGTTGAGGGAGCTTTGGACAGAAATGGACGTTATGGGTATAGGCAGACCCCTTTTGGGCCCAAGCTGCAGGGGAGTGCTGGCCAGTGAGGCTACTGCCTTGGGAACTGAGGactggggatggggagagagaaggcaggGTGCTGAGCAGCCCCAGCTGTGGCTGAACTCATTTCCTAACCAGAGGACAGACTCCCCAGCAGTCCTCAGGAGACAACAAAACCTCTCACTCATGCCCCTTTCCCACCACCCCATGCCTATCAAAGTCTTCAGTGttcccctgccccagcctgctgTCTCTCCTTACCTCAAGCCTGGCCTGTCTCCTGCCCACATGATCCTCCTCACAGAAATTTCAGCCTTTAAACAGGGCACCTTCTGCCAGGACAGGAGCTGCCACTGGTTAGCCCATTCCCACACCATATGCACTGTGCCCTTAGGCCCTCCAGGCCCTAGTGGGCAACGCACACTGGGAGGGAGCCCTGGATGGGGAGGGGCAAGAACGCATAGCCATTCATTCCACAGGCAATCACTGACCCCTCCCTGTGCCAGGCCTGAGAACACAAGAACAGTTGAGGGACCTGTGTGTGGATGGGAAGGAGGATGGTGACAGAGAAGGGGCCAAGGCCAGGCAGCACCTAGACACCAGGCAGAGGTTCAAAGGGCAGTGATGGGTGGGGTGCGGGTAGGCTGGAAAAATCAATGGCCCTGCCTGCCAGAGTGACAAGAAGAAGGCACTGTTTCTGGCCCTGGCCACCCCCTCCTCTCAGCACCCCCACAAGGAGTACCTCACTCACCAGCAGCAGCCTGACTGGGAGCATCCCTTGTCTGTTCACCTTCCATGGGCCAGCACATCTCCCCACTCTCCACAGCACCTGTTTCACTGGGCTCCACCACAATGGAAGGCAGCTGCTGGCCCAGCCAAGGGCCCTTCCCCTGGGTGCCCACTGAAGCCTGCTGGAAGGGTAGACAGGAGTCAAAGCGATGCCAGGTCCAGGGTCTCAACTCCCTCCCATTCTTATCTTGTACCCACCCCACTAAGAGGTTCAGGAACCCTCCCTGGGGAGAGCACGTGTGTATTTGTGCATATATCCACGTCCAGAAGAAGGGTTGTggcctttcccccaccccaccactgGGAGTGGGTTATTAGGGCCCTGGGGTCATCCCTGTCCCTGGGGACACCATAGGACTCACCTGGGCTCAGCCCCCATGAATCCATTTCACATATGTAGCCTAAGGCTGGAGAGGCTAAGGTCATACCAAGAGTGAGCTAAGGGCTTCTGTTTACCCTCTGCTTCCTCCTGTACCTGGAGTCCCTGCTCAGCCTCTTCCTGGGGTCTTCCCTGCAGGGGCCCCGCCCTTCTCCCTCTGGCTCTGCAGCGCTGAGAAGATGTTACCATGGCAACCTGAGCTGGGCTCCGGGCTTGCTTGGGCTCATTGTTCAGTGGCCACAGGAGTGTGTAGAGGCTGCCTCCCCAATCCCCCAGGTGCCCTCAGCATCTCTGCCTCCCATTCCAGGCCTTGGAGATGCAGTGCTGCTCCATTCTTCTGTGTCCCCAATAGCCCTGACTTGCCTGCACCATCCCACCTCCATGTTTTGCTGGGACAGATCCCCCTTCCTTGagctccctgcctgcctcccatcTCTATTACCTAGAAGGATGGCTGCTTGTCCATCTCCCCCCAAGGTGCAAGTGCCTCAAGGAAGGGCAGATGTGTGCAGCACACAGGACTTTCATAAATGGCCCTTGGACTACCAAGGCAGAACCCCCTGAATAGTGTTGTTTCAATGACCATCTCTGGGCTGCACCCCAGGCTGTTTTAACCAAGAGCTTCAGGTGACCCTGAGTATGATAACAGGTGTCATTGGACTGGGACATCTGTGGGATGAAGGAGCACATGAGCCTCAGACACTAGCAGAACAAGAGCTCCAGCCCTGGCCCCAAAACTGGACCTCCTTGAAGTCCAGGGCCTCATGCTGGCACTGTCAGTCCAGGGCTTCTTTCCTCATCCCAGAACATGTTATTCTCTTACCTGCCCCCAACCAAGTGCCTTCTCTATCCAGAGTGTGCCCACAGGATGAGGCAGATCAGGCCAGCAGAGCTTGGCATTCTGAGGCCTAGCTCTCACGTCATCCACCTACCAGCAAGACTGCCTGCAACCACAGGCTCCAGACTGGCCCCAGTGTGACCCTAAGCTGGTCCACCCTCTCTGGCCCCACTCCTCCCAAACAATGAGAATGGCCCAGCTCTAGAACTCAGAACATAAAGGCTGCAACCCTTGTGTAGGGACCTCAATTTTTAGCTTCATTGACTATCCCCCCCAAAACTGGAAATCTGGGAGCAGGGAACTCTGGCATTGCCTCATCCTAGCAGAGAGTGAAGTGTGACTTAGAGAACAACCTCTGGGGTTCCCAGGTCAGGAGGATAATAAGCAAGCCATGACAGCTTACCTTCAATTGATTTGTCCATTagacttttataataaaagagcAGGTGGGTAAAGTAAGGCCACTGGTGAGTTGATGCATGCCCCAAGTCATAGGCCAGGGTTTAAACTTGACTTATTCCTGGCCCCCCAGGGCCCCAATCACATACCTCCCCTGCAGGGCCACTGGTGCCCTCAGCAGGACTTGACTCTGACTGGGTGGGCTGGAAGGTGTTcatgctgctgccactgctgggGTACAGAGAGACAGGGAACATAAATGAGGAGTCCGCAGCAGGCTGGATGCTCAGTCTCACCTACCTCTCAGCGCCTTCAGGTTCCTCAGcccaccccaccctaccccacctGGGCCTAGCACCCATGGCTCCAGCTAGACCACTATCATGGTTGCTCCCTGCCAAGGCCACCACCAGAAGAGGCACTGGACAGTCGTCACACAATGTGTCAGGGCTACAGAGGAGCAGCTGACCCAGCCTTGAGGTCAGTCAATCTGAGGCCTGAGCGATGAGCAGGAGGTAGCCAGGCCAGCTGGGAGCAGAGAGGTGTGTTCTCAGGCAGGGAACAGCCAGGGAAGGGCACATAGGGTCCAAGGGACCCAAACAGGTTTCTGAGACCAGAGGCTGGGTGTAGCAGGGACCAGGTGTGAGTCAGTAAGAGGCCAAAGTGCCCAGTTCCTCCCCAAGAGCACACACCCAGGGCCAGGCCTTCAGCACCCACAGCTGAAGGGAAATTGATATTCTGCCCGGACCAGGCCAGGCCcctcaggccaggcacagggatGAGGGAGCCTAGCCAAAGCTCTTACAACAAGGATTCTGGAAAGAGAATCCCTGCCAGGAGTCATAGGCACCAGCCTTGGACTCGCCACTTGCACTCAGCCAGATAGGCCCTTGGGTCATGTCTAAGCCAGAGACTGGAACGGGAGTGGGGTCTCACATGTAGAGATCTAATTTCAATGGCTGACAGCCAGCAGAAGCCATAGGCAAGAGGCAGGGGTCCTGGAGTGGGTCTGGGAAGGGGGAGGATCAGTGATAGCAGGATGGAATGCCTGTGGTACccagtagagatgggggagggTAACCCTGTGGGCAACAGGCAAAGGGAGAAGGGCTGCTATTCTAGAAACTGAGGTTTCTTTCACCAAACACCCAGCTCAGTTAAGCTCAGGCCCCTCCAAGGCTCAGGGGAAGTAGGGAGTGGGCATCTCCAGGCAATGGGCAGCCATGCCATACCTGCCTGTG belongs to Nycticebus coucang isolate mNycCou1 chromosome 9, mNycCou1.pri, whole genome shotgun sequence and includes:
- the LBHD2 gene encoding LBH domain-containing protein 2 produces the protein MNTFQPTQSESSPAEGTSGPAGEQASVGTQGKGPWLGQQLPSIVVEPSETGAVESGEMCWPMEGEQTRDAPSQAAAAPSSSLLGAPGKAADDAGCECAEDQALPVQ